Proteins encoded within one genomic window of Candidatus Poribacteria bacterium:
- a CDS encoding UvrD-helicase domain-containing protein, which produces MRLDRNQEKAANHVAGPAIVIAGPGSGKTTVVTARILNLIQTHNIPPSHILAIAFNRKAVEEMETRILRELTASETAQKPVIRTLHAFGKDIITENYKRAAFNHIPEIWSGQIDQIITNERRQIERKASTTSVAIYKIESKKTGKCYIGQTTNPDRRRKEHFDHSSNDRLRQAIRSEGETQFRFEVLERVTGREANRCEAYWIAFHRDQASVFNRADPLRVRYSNQLILEIFCQHFSITYEKHFDRHPDFENLLERFSGIEETVTRAKRQVVTGVFDPATLDDPVAKAFAIKYETLKTAANAVDFEDMIIHAANLLETYPDLHQTYRDKYPYLLVDEFQDISPADFRLISLLSENLFAVGDDDQAIYSFRGGNSEIMQAFTDRKNVKKYEITRNYRSTSTIVEHARALIERNEPRIRKNLRARNPMQQRIKIVETTPETVETTLLRELELPKEIAILARTNDETERIQEMLINHPASPEVTTIHKVKGREWEKVILIHNTLAHRFPRRDSILTEERRVFYVAMTRAKMELVVLGGQCPFVPEFEGIRKNINYYLRQFGYWRARRKLRKEDDRK; this is translated from the coding sequence ATGAGACTCGATAGAAATCAGGAAAAAGCCGCTAACCATGTTGCGGGTCCCGCTATCGTCATCGCAGGACCCGGTAGTGGAAAAACTACAGTCGTAACGGCACGAATTCTAAACCTTATCCAGACCCACAACATCCCACCCTCACATATTCTCGCTATTGCCTTCAATAGAAAAGCCGTTGAAGAGATGGAAACACGTATCTTGCGGGAACTCACGGCATCCGAAACCGCCCAAAAACCTGTCATCCGCACACTCCACGCCTTCGGTAAAGACATTATCACCGAAAACTATAAACGCGCAGCGTTTAACCATATTCCTGAAATCTGGTCGGGACAGATTGATCAGATCATCACAAACGAGCGGAGACAGATTGAACGCAAAGCCTCCACTACCTCGGTCGCCATCTATAAAATAGAGAGCAAAAAGACCGGCAAATGCTATATCGGACAGACGACAAACCCAGATCGGCGGCGTAAGGAACACTTCGACCACTCCTCAAACGATAGACTCCGTCAAGCAATCCGATCTGAAGGAGAAACACAATTCCGTTTTGAAGTACTTGAACGGGTCACAGGACGAGAGGCGAATCGTTGCGAAGCGTACTGGATTGCGTTCCATAGAGATCAAGCGAGTGTGTTCAACCGTGCCGATCCGTTACGGGTGCGGTACAGCAACCAACTCATCCTTGAAATATTCTGCCAGCATTTCAGCATCACCTACGAGAAACATTTTGATAGACATCCAGACTTCGAGAATCTCCTCGAACGTTTCAGCGGCATAGAAGAGACCGTTACGCGAGCGAAACGGCAGGTTGTTACAGGTGTGTTCGACCCAGCTACACTCGACGATCCTGTGGCAAAGGCATTTGCCATAAAATATGAGACGCTCAAAACTGCAGCAAACGCCGTCGATTTCGAGGATATGATTATCCACGCAGCGAACCTTCTTGAGACCTATCCCGATCTCCACCAAACCTACCGAGACAAATACCCCTATCTGCTTGTTGACGAATTCCAAGACATCTCTCCTGCCGACTTCCGGCTGATTTCGCTCTTATCAGAGAACCTTTTCGCTGTCGGTGATGATGACCAAGCAATCTACAGTTTTCGTGGTGGCAACTCCGAGATTATGCAGGCATTTACGGATCGGAAGAATGTGAAAAAGTATGAAATCACACGCAATTACCGTTCTACGTCAACGATTGTTGAACACGCACGGGCTTTGATTGAGCGAAACGAACCGCGAATCCGCAAAAATCTCCGCGCACGTAATCCGATGCAGCAGCGCATAAAAATCGTAGAGACAACCCCAGAAACCGTAGAAACCACCTTACTACGCGAGTTAGAACTCCCGAAAGAAATCGCTATTCTCGCACGTACCAACGACGAAACAGAACGGATTCAGGAGATGCTTATCAACCATCCAGCTTCACCTGAGGTAACGACGATCCACAAAGTGAAGGGTAGAGAATGGGAAAAAGTTATCCTTATCCACAATACATTGGCGCATCGCTTTCCCCGTCGAGATAGTATACTTACAGAGGAGCGGCGCGTTTTCTATGTTGCAATGACGCGTGCCAAGATGGAACTTGTTGTGCTTGGTGGACAGTGTCCATTCGTGCCAGAGTTTGAGGGAATCCGTAAAAATATTAATTACTATCTCCGGCAGTTTGGGTATTGGCGAGCGAGAAGGAAACTGAGAAAAGAAGATGACAGAAAATAA